In one Prosthecobacter fusiformis genomic region, the following are encoded:
- a CDS encoding HAD family hydrolase, which produces MLEIPDYPFQAYIFDCDGTLVDSMPRHYEAWLASLKLHNAPFEFSEEFFYARAGVREQDVVMELNAQHGTMVDPDAVAESKVEMFLKIIPQMQAIKPVADFAHSLEGKFPMAVASGSEEIIVRGCLAASGLLHLFPTIVTPAYVKRGKPAPDMFLLAAEKMGVDPKECLVLEDGQAGIVAAEAAGMQWAFVPRTLR; this is translated from the coding sequence ATGCTCGAGATTCCCGACTATCCCTTCCAAGCCTATATCTTCGATTGTGACGGCACACTGGTGGATTCCATGCCACGACACTATGAGGCCTGGCTGGCCTCGCTGAAACTGCACAACGCCCCCTTTGAATTTTCCGAGGAGTTTTTTTATGCCCGCGCTGGCGTACGTGAGCAGGATGTGGTGATGGAGCTGAATGCCCAGCACGGCACCATGGTGGATCCCGATGCCGTGGCGGAATCCAAGGTGGAAATGTTCCTGAAAATCATTCCCCAGATGCAGGCCATCAAGCCGGTGGCAGATTTCGCGCATTCCCTCGAAGGCAAATTCCCCATGGCTGTCGCCTCCGGCAGTGAGGAGATCATCGTCCGGGGATGCCTGGCTGCCAGCGGTCTTCTGCATCTCTTCCCCACCATCGTCACGCCCGCCTATGTGAAGCGTGGCAAACCGGCCCCGGACATGTTCCTGCTGGCTGCTGAAAAAATGGGTGTGGACCCCAAGGAATGCCTGGTGCTGGAAGATGGTCAGGCAGGCATCGTCGCGGCTGAGGCAGCCGGCATGCAGTGGGCCTTTGTGCCGCGCACCTTACGCTGA
- a CDS encoding tubulin beta chain, whose amino-acid sequence MREILSIHVGQCGNQIADSFWRLALREHGLTEAGTLKEGTNVAANSNMEVFFHKVRDGKYVPRAVLVDLEPGVIARIEGGDMSQLFDESSIVRKIPGAANNWARGYNVEGDKVIDQIMNVIDSAVEKTKGLQGFLMTHSIGGGSGSGLGSLILERLRQAYPKKRIFTFSVVPSPLISDSAVEPYNAILTLQRILDNADGAVLLDNEALFRIAKAKLNRSPNYMDLNNIIALIVSSVTASLRFPGKLNTDLSEFVTNLVPFPGNHFLTASFAPMRGPGQEGQVRTNFPDLARETFAQDNFTAAIDWQQGVYLAASALFRGDVKAKDVDENMATIRKSLNYASYMPSSGGLKLGYAETAPEGFASSGLALVNHTGIAAVFERLISQFDIMFDNHAYTHWYENAGVSRDMMASARNQIANLAQSYRDAS is encoded by the coding sequence GTGAGAGAGATTCTGAGCATTCACGTCGGACAGTGCGGCAATCAAATTGCAGACAGCTTTTGGAGGCTGGCTTTGCGCGAACATGGCCTCACCGAGGCAGGCACCCTGAAGGAGGGGACAAACGTCGCCGCCAACAGCAACATGGAGGTTTTCTTCCACAAGGTGCGCGATGGCAAATACGTCCCCCGCGCCGTGCTGGTGGACCTTGAGCCGGGCGTCATTGCCCGTATCGAAGGTGGCGACATGTCACAGCTTTTTGATGAAAGCAGCATCGTCCGCAAGATCCCCGGTGCCGCCAACAACTGGGCACGCGGCTACAATGTGGAAGGTGACAAGGTCATCGACCAGATCATGAACGTGATCGACAGCGCGGTGGAGAAAACCAAAGGCTTGCAGGGCTTTTTGATGACTCACTCCATCGGCGGTGGTTCCGGCTCCGGCCTGGGTTCCCTCATCCTGGAGCGCCTGCGCCAGGCTTACCCAAAGAAGCGCATCTTCACCTTCTCCGTGGTGCCTTCCCCACTGATCTCGGATTCCGCCGTGGAGCCCTACAACGCCATCCTGACGTTGCAGCGCATTCTGGACAATGCCGACGGTGCTGTGCTCCTGGACAATGAGGCTCTCTTCCGCATCGCCAAGGCGAAGCTGAACCGCAGCCCGAACTACATGGACCTGAACAACATCATCGCGCTGATCGTCAGTTCGGTGACGGCGTCCCTGCGTTTCCCCGGAAAGCTGAATACAGATTTGAGCGAGTTTGTGACCAATCTGGTCCCCTTCCCTGGCAACCATTTCCTCACGGCCAGCTTCGCGCCGATGCGTGGTCCAGGCCAGGAAGGACAGGTGCGCACCAACTTCCCCGACCTCGCCCGCGAAACCTTTGCCCAGGATAACTTCACCGCCGCCATCGACTGGCAGCAGGGAGTCTATCTGGCCGCCAGCGCCCTTTTCCGTGGTGATGTGAAGGCCAAGGATGTGGATGAAAACATGGCCACCATCCGCAAGTCCCTAAACTACGCCAGCTACATGCCATCCTCAGGTGGCCTCAAGCTGGGTTACGCAGAGACAGCTCCTGAAGGATTCGCCTCCAGCGGCCTAGCTCTCGTGAACCACACAGGTATCGCCGCCGTATTCGAACGCCTGATTTCGCAGTTTGACATCATGTTCGACAACCATGCTTACACTCATTGGTATGAAAATGCCGGAGTGTCCCGAGACATGATGGCCTCTGCCCGTAACCAGATCGCCAATCTTGCCCAATCCTACCGCGACGCCAGTTGA
- a CDS encoding tetratricopeptide repeat protein: protein MDPNLERQIVAASRSVEEARRVAYHDTAKVGHLVEQISVLADLRQKEGDFRKAESLYKEALHRAQEPRRPDAELLTGIYSLLAHLYDRWGRADLAAEFYEKALKIAAQGDIADSDKVATIKNNLAMLFKQMRDYTKAEQYYNEALDIFLATDGSRSSRVASVFNNLGVLYYANLDVENAQRMHEHALSIRQTLTSDQMDPSDLSQTYINLGAVYKASGDFQKAETCVERAKKIRAGLNGYHPNPRRAASLLIDKSL, encoded by the coding sequence GTGGACCCCAACCTGGAGCGTCAGATTGTCGCAGCCTCGCGCAGTGTCGAGGAGGCGCGCCGTGTGGCCTACCATGACACAGCCAAGGTAGGGCACCTGGTGGAACAGATCAGTGTATTGGCGGACTTGAGACAAAAGGAGGGGGACTTCCGCAAGGCAGAATCCCTCTACAAAGAAGCACTGCATCGTGCCCAGGAACCCCGTCGGCCAGACGCTGAGCTGCTGACGGGGATCTACTCCCTCCTGGCTCATCTCTATGACCGCTGGGGCCGGGCAGATCTGGCGGCTGAATTCTATGAAAAGGCGCTGAAAATCGCTGCCCAAGGAGACATCGCTGACAGTGACAAGGTGGCGACCATTAAGAACAATCTGGCGATGCTCTTCAAGCAGATGCGGGATTACACAAAGGCCGAGCAATACTACAACGAAGCGCTCGATATCTTCCTGGCCACCGATGGCAGCCGCAGTTCCCGCGTGGCCAGTGTCTTCAACAATCTGGGGGTGCTTTATTATGCCAACCTGGACGTGGAAAATGCCCAACGAATGCATGAGCACGCCCTAAGCATCCGCCAAACTCTGACCAGTGACCAGATGGACCCGTCGGATCTTTCCCAGACCTACATCAACCTGGGGGCGGTCTATAAAGCCTCAGGAGATTTCCAGAAGGCGGAGACCTGTGTGGAACGTGCCAAAAAAATTCGCGCCGGGCTCAATGGCTATCATCCCAACCCGCGCCGGGCAGCCTCGTTGCTGATCGATAAATCCCTGTGA
- a CDS encoding tubulin beta chain, whose product MKVNNTIVVSIGQAGNQIAASFWKTVCLEHGIDPMTGQSSGTPRGNWSSFFSKLGEPSSGSYVPRAIMVDLEPSVIDNVKATSGSLFNPANLISRTEGAGGNFAVGYLGAGREVLPEVMGRLDFEIDKCDNVGGIIVLHAIGGGSGSGLGTLLIETLKDKYPEFPVLSCAVLPSPQVSSVVTEPYNTVFALNTLRRSADACLIFDNEALFDLAHRKWNIESPTVDDLNLLITEALAGITASMRFSGFLTVEISLRELLTNLVPQPSLHFLMCAFAPLTPPDRSKFEEMGIEEMIKSLFDNGSVFAACSPMEGRFLSTAVLYRGIMDDKPQADAALAAMREKLPLTYWIPTAFKIGYVEQPGISHRKSMVLLANNTEIARVLDRICHNFDKLWQRKAFANWYLNEGMSEDQINALRASAQELIQSYQVAEESGAKAKVQDASGEVVARSSANEDPRGSMSLRDLVDRRR is encoded by the coding sequence ATGAAGGTCAATAACACAATCGTCGTTTCAATAGGTCAGGCGGGCAATCAAATCGCGGCTTCTTTCTGGAAGACCGTTTGCCTGGAGCATGGGATTGATCCCATGACTGGGCAGAGCTCAGGCACCCCGCGTGGAAACTGGAGTTCATTCTTCTCCAAACTGGGAGAACCCTCATCCGGCAGCTACGTGCCCCGCGCCATCATGGTGGATCTGGAGCCGAGCGTGATCGACAACGTCAAGGCCACCAGCGGTTCCCTATTCAACCCCGCCAACCTCATCTCCCGCACGGAAGGTGCTGGGGGAAACTTTGCCGTGGGTTACCTGGGCGCAGGCCGTGAGGTGCTTCCTGAAGTGATGGGACGCTTGGATTTTGAAATCGACAAGTGCGACAACGTCGGCGGCATCATTGTGCTGCACGCTATCGGGGGTGGTTCCGGCTCTGGCCTGGGCACCCTGCTCATCGAGACACTGAAGGACAAGTATCCTGAATTTCCCGTGCTGAGCTGTGCAGTCCTGCCTTCCCCGCAGGTCTCCTCCGTGGTGACGGAGCCTTATAACACGGTCTTCGCGCTGAATACGCTGCGTCGCTCCGCCGATGCCTGCCTGATCTTTGACAATGAGGCGCTCTTCGATCTGGCCCATCGCAAATGGAACATCGAAAGCCCGACGGTGGATGACCTGAATTTGCTGATCACGGAGGCACTGGCTGGCATCACCGCCTCCATGCGTTTCAGCGGTTTCCTCACGGTGGAAATCAGCCTGCGCGAGCTGCTGACCAACCTCGTTCCGCAGCCGTCCCTGCACTTCCTGATGTGCGCCTTTGCCCCCCTGACACCGCCTGACCGCAGCAAGTTCGAGGAAATGGGCATCGAAGAGATGATCAAGTCCCTCTTTGACAATGGCTCCGTCTTCGCCGCCTGCTCCCCGATGGAAGGTCGCTTCCTGAGCACCGCCGTTCTTTACCGCGGCATCATGGATGACAAACCGCAGGCGGATGCCGCCCTGGCCGCGATGCGTGAAAAACTGCCGCTGACTTACTGGATCCCCACCGCTTTCAAAATCGGCTATGTGGAGCAGCCCGGCATCTCCCACCGCAAGAGCATGGTTCTGCTGGCCAATAACACCGAGATCGCCCGTGTTCTGGACCGGATTTGCCACAACTTTGACAAGCTCTGGCAGCGCAAGGCCTTCGCCAACTGGTATCTCAATGAAGGCATGTCTGAAGACCAGATCAATGCCCTCCGCGCCTCTGCCCAGGAGCTCATCCAGAGCTACCAGGTGGCTGAGGAAAGCGGTGCCAAGGCCAAAGTGCAGGATGCCTCGGGCGAAGTCGTCGCCCGTTCCAGCGCCAATGAAGATCCCCGTGGCTCCATGAGCCTGCGTGACCTTGTGGACCGCCGCCGCTAA
- a CDS encoding serine/threonine-protein kinase, translating into MSDSPPDDLPPQPSPAEGGPSYPSLEELSALLPQYEFQQVIGIGGMGAVYLAQQPQLERWVAVKVLPVAAATNPEDADRFNKEARSMARLSHPNIVAVFDYGQTEAGHLYLAMEYVQGADLHWRTRAGEVTPERARLVIAQLCDALQYAHEHSVIHRDIKPANILITPDWQVKVVDFGLAKDLTLDPDPEESEYGTPDYTAPERLIIGAPVDHRADIYSLGVVIHEILTGKTPLAAGAEAGKGLPEGFAGVLSKCLMRDPARRFQKASEVRTALLAATSAAKKKAAIAPVNPPTASKNAFAPRPQPPRPPVPAASENSWVGTVGWALACLVTLGGLGWLVWRDHYIAPQEKQTVPALAMAGAPSPVQPATILTADVQPVTPSPVSAAIPDLENTSAEISNEMQANIEPGPDVIQQSPTMNKAIPTALALAASTVSALSVDYQSQIMPIFKAKCYECHSEEKGKEKGKVALDTEAKLKATIGPGQHIIPGEPEKSTMLLICKLPNDDDDVMPPKGKNRLTPEEVTLLETWIKEGANLAGGSAAPMAATPPAAPSAAATTWTSSDGKSIEATFVSLVGDQITLRLTATGANYTFPLSRLSADSQTQAKTAAGM; encoded by the coding sequence ATGTCTGATTCCCCCCCTGATGACCTTCCCCCCCAGCCCTCTCCGGCCGAGGGTGGTCCCTCGTATCCCTCCTTGGAAGAGCTCTCCGCTCTGCTGCCCCAGTATGAGTTTCAGCAGGTCATCGGCATCGGCGGCATGGGTGCAGTTTATTTAGCCCAGCAGCCGCAGTTGGAACGCTGGGTCGCTGTGAAAGTACTGCCCGTCGCGGCGGCGACGAATCCAGAAGATGCGGACCGTTTTAACAAAGAGGCCCGCTCCATGGCCCGCCTCTCCCATCCGAACATCGTCGCCGTTTTTGACTATGGCCAGACGGAAGCCGGGCATCTCTACCTCGCCATGGAGTATGTGCAGGGGGCGGACCTACATTGGCGCACACGGGCAGGCGAAGTCACTCCAGAGCGCGCCCGGCTGGTCATCGCCCAGCTTTGTGATGCGCTGCAATACGCCCATGAGCACAGCGTCATCCACCGGGATATCAAACCGGCGAACATCCTCATCACGCCCGACTGGCAGGTGAAGGTGGTGGACTTTGGCCTGGCCAAGGACCTGACGCTGGATCCCGATCCTGAGGAATCGGAATACGGCACCCCAGACTATACCGCACCGGAGCGCCTCATCATTGGCGCACCTGTGGACCACCGGGCGGACATCTATTCCCTGGGCGTCGTCATTCATGAAATCCTCACGGGCAAAACTCCCCTGGCCGCCGGTGCCGAGGCTGGAAAAGGATTGCCGGAAGGATTCGCCGGAGTTCTTTCCAAGTGCCTCATGCGGGATCCAGCGCGGCGGTTTCAAAAAGCCAGCGAGGTGCGCACGGCTCTCCTCGCCGCCACATCCGCCGCTAAAAAGAAGGCGGCTATCGCACCCGTGAATCCCCCCACAGCAAGCAAAAATGCATTTGCGCCCCGCCCCCAGCCCCCGCGTCCGCCAGTGCCTGCTGCCAGTGAAAACTCCTGGGTGGGCACGGTCGGCTGGGCTTTGGCCTGTTTGGTGACCCTGGGCGGGCTCGGCTGGCTGGTCTGGAGGGATCATTATATCGCGCCGCAGGAAAAGCAGACCGTCCCGGCCTTAGCCATGGCCGGAGCACCCTCTCCCGTGCAGCCCGCCACCATCCTGACTGCTGACGTTCAACCAGTGACTCCGTCCCCCGTCAGCGCAGCCATTCCAGACCTGGAAAATACATCTGCCGAAATTTCTAATGAGATGCAGGCTAACATTGAGCCAGGACCGGACGTTATCCAGCAGTCACCCACCATGAACAAAGCCATCCCGACCGCCCTCGCTCTTGCTGCCTCCACTGTTTCTGCGCTCAGCGTGGATTATCAGAGCCAGATCATGCCCATTTTCAAAGCCAAGTGCTACGAGTGCCATAGCGAAGAGAAGGGCAAGGAAAAGGGCAAGGTGGCCCTGGATACTGAAGCCAAGCTGAAGGCCACCATCGGCCCCGGCCAGCACATCATTCCTGGCGAGCCAGAAAAAAGCACCATGCTGCTCATCTGCAAGCTGCCCAATGACGACGATGACGTCATGCCGCCAAAGGGTAAAAACCGTCTCACCCCTGAGGAAGTGACCCTGTTGGAAACCTGGATCAAAGAAGGCGCCAATCTGGCCGGTGGGTCCGCCGCCCCCATGGCAGCCACACCTCCCGCAGCACCTTCCGCCGCCGCCACCACCTGGACCAGCAGCGATGGCAAAAGCATCGAGGCCACCTTCGTCTCCCTCGTCGGCGACCAAATCACCCTCCGTCTCACCGCCACCGGCGCCAACTACACCTTCCCCCTCAGCCGCCTCTCCGCCGACAGCCAAACCCAGGCGAAAACCGCTGCCGGAATGTGA
- a CDS encoding DUF1549 domain-containing protein, producing the protein MNRMRHIALLAVLALVTAAQAAPDTQSAAREIDDILKADWKKNNLKGNPELDDNTFIRRIYLDITGRIPTTREVETFMSSQAPDKRAKLIDHLLASEGYVQHTYNYFADVLRAQTNGSQAGLITGAAYTNYLKESLRKNKPYDQIVRDLVAAEGESWDNGAIGYYMRDRGMPLDNMANTARVFLGTRVECAQCHNHPFDKWTQMQFFQMAAFTYPVQTNDYFDDSTRGAQTIMNQRLKDARDKYKIPVVSKKMTDKEKAQVKRDAEKIGKQARLAGEAVRKDNRYIEEALADVRNLKRYTNVSFQDNRKLVLPHDYQYTDAKPKSRVEPATMYGHAAEVKVGETQLQAYARWMTRDNERFNKVIANRLWKRAFGLALIEPLDELMDSTVPMNPELQAHLEKLIVSLDYDMQAFLRILYNTSAYQRQVTREEIAPGIVYHFTGPILRRMSAEQMWDSFVTLINPNPDMPNEPLRETFTNRILAAKKINDSMEALTPEEVLAGAEKTGNLYKKQADRIRVLQAKISEARAKEDKVSADKYRKDLSQLERETRTSVNENLLIPGMKKLATDLGVVPTLLSPGKKGEAVVASASMDMMMMASEGNVSEKIFLPGYDTPKRSAEEEKALRESREAVWKEEAEFYGLPDKQLRDYYRARGEQVRSWVRSAELDSPAPRGHYLREFGQSDRETIENANLEASVPQALAMMNGQLMPQIMHRHSQLMLTVSKAQYPDDKVEAIYKTLLSRKPTAKEKEVWMKAQDGGLVAIEDLIFSLLNTQQFIFIQ; encoded by the coding sequence ATGAACCGCATGCGCCACATCGCCCTGCTCGCCGTCCTGGCACTCGTCACGGCTGCTCAAGCAGCTCCTGACACTCAGTCTGCTGCCCGTGAGATTGATGACATTCTTAAAGCCGACTGGAAGAAGAATAACCTGAAAGGCAATCCAGAACTGGATGACAACACTTTCATCCGCCGCATTTATCTGGACATCACTGGCCGCATCCCGACGACCCGTGAGGTGGAAACCTTCATGAGCTCCCAGGCACCGGACAAGCGCGCCAAGCTTATTGACCACCTGCTGGCATCCGAGGGTTATGTGCAGCACACCTACAATTACTTTGCGGACGTCCTCCGCGCCCAGACCAACGGCAGCCAGGCTGGATTGATCACCGGTGCCGCCTACACCAACTATCTCAAAGAAAGCCTGCGCAAAAACAAGCCCTACGACCAGATCGTCCGCGACCTCGTCGCCGCTGAAGGGGAATCCTGGGACAACGGGGCCATCGGTTATTACATGCGTGATCGTGGCATGCCGCTGGATAACATGGCCAATACCGCCCGTGTCTTTTTAGGTACCCGCGTGGAGTGCGCCCAGTGCCATAACCATCCGTTCGACAAATGGACGCAGATGCAGTTCTTCCAGATGGCGGCCTTCACCTACCCGGTGCAGACCAATGATTATTTTGACGACAGCACCCGGGGTGCCCAGACCATCATGAATCAGCGCCTGAAGGACGCTCGCGACAAATATAAAATTCCCGTCGTCAGCAAGAAGATGACGGACAAGGAGAAAGCTCAGGTCAAGCGTGACGCTGAAAAGATCGGCAAGCAGGCCCGCCTGGCCGGTGAAGCTGTTCGCAAGGACAACCGTTACATTGAGGAGGCCCTTGCCGATGTCCGCAACCTCAAACGCTACACCAACGTCAGCTTCCAGGATAACCGCAAGCTAGTACTTCCTCACGATTATCAATATACTGATGCCAAGCCCAAGTCCCGTGTCGAGCCTGCCACCATGTACGGCCACGCTGCGGAAGTGAAAGTGGGCGAAACCCAGCTCCAGGCCTATGCCCGGTGGATGACCCGGGATAACGAACGATTCAACAAAGTCATCGCCAACCGCCTTTGGAAGCGCGCTTTCGGCCTCGCTCTCATCGAGCCGCTGGATGAGCTCATGGACAGCACCGTCCCGATGAATCCTGAATTGCAGGCCCATTTGGAAAAGCTCATCGTCTCCCTGGACTATGACATGCAGGCCTTCCTGCGTATTCTTTACAACACCAGTGCCTACCAGCGCCAGGTCACCCGCGAGGAGATCGCCCCCGGCATCGTTTATCATTTCACCGGCCCGATCCTGCGCCGTATGTCGGCTGAGCAGATGTGGGATTCTTTCGTGACCTTGATCAACCCGAATCCGGACATGCCCAATGAACCGCTTCGTGAGACCTTCACCAACCGCATCCTTGCTGCCAAAAAGATCAATGACTCCATGGAAGCGCTGACTCCTGAGGAAGTCCTGGCCGGTGCCGAAAAAACAGGCAACCTTTACAAAAAACAGGCTGACAGGATTCGCGTTCTTCAGGCAAAAATATCCGAAGCCCGCGCCAAGGAGGACAAGGTCTCGGCAGACAAATACCGCAAAGATTTGTCCCAGCTTGAGCGTGAAACACGCACCTCCGTGAATGAGAACCTCCTCATCCCCGGCATGAAAAAACTGGCCACAGACCTGGGCGTGGTCCCCACTCTGCTTTCCCCCGGTAAAAAAGGTGAAGCCGTGGTCGCAAGCGCCAGCATGGACATGATGATGATGGCCAGTGAGGGCAATGTCTCTGAAAAAATCTTCCTCCCCGGCTACGATACTCCCAAGCGTTCCGCTGAAGAGGAGAAAGCACTGCGTGAAAGCCGTGAAGCAGTCTGGAAGGAAGAGGCTGAGTTCTACGGCCTCCCTGATAAACAACTGCGTGACTATTACCGCGCCCGTGGTGAGCAGGTCCGTAGCTGGGTGCGCTCTGCCGAACTGGACAGCCCCGCCCCCCGTGGCCATTACCTGCGTGAATTCGGCCAAAGCGACCGTGAAACCATCGAAAACGCCAACCTCGAAGCCAGCGTGCCCCAGGCCCTGGCCATGATGAACGGCCAGCTCATGCCGCAGATCATGCACCGCCACAGCCAGCTCATGCTGACTGTCAGCAAGGCCCAGTATCCGGATGACAAGGTGGAGGCCATTTATAAAACCCTCCTTTCCCGCAAGCCTACCGCCAAGGAAAAGGAAGTGTGGATGAAGGCCCAGGACGGAGGTCTCGTCGCCATCGAAGACCTCATCTTCTCTCTCCTCAACACCCAGCAGTTCATTTTCATTCAGTAA
- a CDS encoding DUF1501 domain-containing protein, whose product MRQELTNKLFRSGEISRRDFAAKTASSLLGVGLLGSYMNGKSYGAFENSSKLKQVATAKNVIYLYMSGGQSHMDTWDPKVGVETAGPTKPIKTSADGVRISEYLPLSARQMHHACVINSLTSTQGAHEQGNYMMHTSYDLRGTIRHPAMGAWLNVFQGGGNSTLPNFVFIGNDSRHPGSGFFPAQYSPLYVNNPENGLKNVKLQPGLTEDRFMKRMSLAEDLDQDFRSTFQHRNVKAYSDMYDSAMSMMKSEDLKAFDLTEEPEELRKSYGKEAFGQGCLLARRLVERGVRFVEVSLGGWDTHNSNFVRVPELCDTLDKGLATLLEDLNARGLLKDTLVVLTSEFGRTPDINLNVGRDHYPKAFSAVLAGGGIAGGVTYGKTDKEGREVIEDKVQIGDFNATIAYALGLPLDQVIYSPSKRPFTIADKGKPITNLFA is encoded by the coding sequence ATGCGCCAAGAACTCACCAACAAACTTTTCCGCTCCGGTGAAATCAGCCGTCGCGATTTTGCCGCCAAGACCGCCTCCTCGCTTCTCGGCGTGGGCCTCCTGGGCAGCTACATGAACGGCAAGTCCTACGGGGCTTTTGAAAACTCCTCCAAGCTGAAGCAGGTCGCCACGGCCAAAAACGTCATCTACTTGTACATGTCCGGCGGCCAGAGCCACATGGACACTTGGGATCCAAAAGTCGGTGTGGAAACCGCCGGCCCGACGAAGCCCATCAAGACCAGTGCAGACGGAGTGCGCATTTCGGAATACCTTCCGCTGAGCGCCCGCCAGATGCATCACGCCTGCGTCATCAACAGCCTTACCTCCACCCAGGGTGCGCATGAGCAGGGAAACTACATGATGCACACCAGCTATGACCTGCGTGGCACCATCCGCCATCCCGCCATGGGCGCTTGGCTGAATGTCTTCCAGGGCGGTGGCAACAGCACCCTGCCAAACTTCGTTTTCATCGGCAATGACAGCCGCCATCCCGGCTCCGGTTTCTTCCCGGCCCAGTACAGCCCGCTGTATGTGAACAATCCTGAAAACGGCCTCAAAAACGTCAAGCTCCAGCCTGGCCTTACCGAAGACCGCTTCATGAAGCGCATGAGCCTGGCTGAAGACCTGGACCAGGATTTCCGTTCCACCTTCCAGCATCGCAACGTCAAGGCCTACAGCGACATGTATGACAGCGCCATGTCCATGATGAAGTCCGAAGACCTCAAAGCCTTCGACCTCACAGAAGAGCCGGAAGAACTGCGCAAATCATATGGCAAAGAAGCCTTCGGCCAGGGTTGCCTTCTCGCCCGCCGTCTGGTGGAGCGCGGCGTCCGTTTTGTGGAGGTCAGCCTCGGCGGATGGGATACCCACAATTCCAATTTCGTCCGCGTCCCTGAGCTTTGCGATACCCTGGACAAAGGACTGGCCACACTCCTGGAAGACCTCAATGCCCGTGGCCTGCTGAAGGACACCCTCGTCGTCCTCACTTCTGAGTTTGGCCGCACGCCAGACATCAATCTCAACGTCGGTCGTGACCACTATCCGAAAGCCTTCTCCGCCGTTCTGGCCGGTGGCGGCATCGCCGGTGGCGTGACCTATGGCAAGACCGACAAAGAAGGCCGCGAGGTTATCGAGGACAAGGTTCAAATTGGTGACTTCAATGCCACCATCGCCTACGCCCTCGGCCTGCCTCTGGACCAAGTCATCTACAGCCCCAGCAAGCGCCCCTTCACCATCGCCGACAAAGGCAAGCCGATCACCAATCTCTTCGCCTAA
- a CDS encoding sugar phosphate isomerase/epimerase family protein produces MPIPPSILSLSTCWNSHRHTDGRLLAEEARDLGFEWIEVSHGTKISLLPGLLEAVAAREIKVSSVHNFCPPPVEVLMDAPDVYEFTSPKAWERNRAILLTQKTLAMAPRFGTDRVVIHLGSARVRSITDKLEAMARGGQLYSRDYCNLKLKLVAQREAASAQALEYVRIALDQLLPVCEKEGVRLGIETRSHYEQIPNQREMLLLLDEYKDCPWIGSWHDFGHVQRQANLALLDPGLYLSQIAPRLLGCHVHDVQWPMKDHRAPLSTGGVALEKWLPLLPPGVPLIWELSPGIRRDDLVVALSRWQEKFSA; encoded by the coding sequence GTGCCTATACCTCCTTCCATTCTTTCTCTCTCCACTTGCTGGAACAGCCACCGTCATACTGATGGGCGATTGCTTGCCGAGGAAGCGAGAGATTTGGGTTTTGAATGGATCGAGGTCAGTCATGGAACCAAGATTTCTCTGCTGCCCGGTTTGCTGGAGGCCGTCGCAGCAAGGGAGATCAAGGTCAGCAGCGTGCATAACTTTTGTCCGCCACCGGTGGAGGTGTTGATGGATGCGCCTGATGTGTATGAGTTTACATCTCCAAAAGCCTGGGAGCGCAACCGGGCTATCCTGCTGACCCAAAAGACACTGGCTATGGCACCCCGTTTTGGCACGGACCGGGTGGTCATCCACCTGGGCAGTGCGCGGGTGCGTTCCATCACGGATAAACTGGAAGCGATGGCGCGTGGCGGGCAGCTTTATTCCAGGGACTATTGTAATCTAAAGTTAAAACTCGTGGCGCAGCGGGAGGCCGCCAGTGCCCAGGCTCTGGAGTATGTGCGCATCGCTTTGGATCAACTCCTTCCCGTCTGTGAAAAAGAAGGCGTGCGGCTGGGGATCGAGACCCGCAGCCACTATGAGCAGATCCCGAATCAGCGTGAAATGCTGCTGTTGTTAGATGAATATAAGGACTGTCCCTGGATCGGCTCCTGGCATGATTTCGGCCATGTGCAGCGCCAGGCGAATCTCGCTCTTTTGGATCCAGGACTGTATCTTTCACAGATCGCCCCGCGCTTGCTCGGCTGCCATGTGCATGATGTGCAATGGCCGATGAAGGATCATCGCGCGCCGCTGAGCACGGGCGGTGTTGCTCTTGAAAAATGGCTACCTTTGCTGCCACCTGGCGTTCCCTTGATCTGGGAGCTTAGTCCAGGCATCCGGCGTGATGATTTGGTGGTAGCACTCAGCCGATGGCAGGAAAAATTTTCAGCCTAA